GACTCATACTGACCGGTATTTGCAGTTCGACTCAAACCATCCGCTAATCCAGAAACTCGGTGTGGTAAAGACTCTTTTCCATAGAGCGGAGACCATTGTCACCAAGGAATCCGAAAAGAAAGCGGAACAAGATCACCTGCGTAAAGCTCTCCACCATTGTGGCTTCAAGAACTGGGCAATTGATAAAGCCCTGAACTCAGGTGGAAAAAGACGGTAAAGAGCCCACCAAACATTCCAACAGTAATTCTGGTAGAACTGCAAGTGCTACAATTCCTTACCACGGTGATTTATCAGAGAAACTTAAGCGCATATTCAGAGAGTATAATATCACAACTCACTTTAAGCCAGTCAATACCATACGCCAAGCCttagtccaccccaaggacaagCAACCCAAAGGCAGGCAGAGTAGACTTGTATATGGTATTCAGTGCGCGGAGAGTTTCAATTGTACTGACACTTATATTGGAGAAACATCTCAACCCCTTAAGAAACGGCTAAAACAACATCAGCGCTCTAGTTCGGGCCCGGCTGAATCAGCGGTTTATACTCACCTTAAAGCCAGCAAACACGAGGTGGACCTAGAGGACGTCAAAGTCCTCGACCGCGAAGCACGGTGGTACGAACGGGgagtgaaagaagccatctgggtgcgagcagaacaaccatccctcaaccgtgGTGGAGGCCTCCCAGAAACAACCTCTCACACGCCTGGGACAGAACCATCAGAACTCTACctcgccaaatgacgtcacagggtGACGTCATCGGTTctcaaggtgtttaacatcacaacccagctgaaggtcagtggtactggccgcaacgttggttgctccaaggtacgtgaatctggttgaatagattgaactTATTCCCTCAGGTGCATGGACCTTTGAATTAAATGACACCGTCTATTTGCCCCGCTATTTATGGCATTATCCATTACTTGTCATTTTGAGAGTTGATCGTACGTACACACCAAGACTAttgtcttctttttcttctttttttttctgttttgttttgtttttgttttttgtttttgtttttttgtttttttgataatGTCTTCAATAGTATAAGAAATAGCGTCTTGCAAAAGGCACCTTTTAAGACATGTCTATATCCAGAAGACACACAATCAAGAGGTGTGTCAACACTGGCTTCAAAGACACGTTTTACATATTGAAAGTGCCTGGAGACATGAATTCGCATATACCCTACAGCTATGTCTCAAAACTGGTTTCACAAGATATACATGTGTTATGGTGTTCTCTGGCAAGATATGTTTCTATTTCTTCTGTTACTGGAGACATGTTTAAATGCAGGGCAGCATTTTTGATGAACGTACCTGATGCTTGAATGATGTATCAATCCCCTGCTCAACCAGGAATATGCCGACATCTTCGTGTCCATTCCTTATTGCTATTAAGAGTAATGTGTAGGCTGCCGTTCCCGTCGATTTCTCACCATATTGATTCTATATAGAAATTGCAAATGAAATTAATTTGTATATCGTACTTTGGAATATAACTTTTTATTTTCTTCTGTATTATTGGTCTTCTTTTCCACTATTTTCGATTGATCGATCTCTGGTTTACATTAATTTATTACGACAGCTCGACTTGGATGaaacatactttttttttaaatctgcgcGTATACCACacattgttttttaaataatttagtgCCGATATTAATTCTTACCACTTTCATGTTCATATCTGCGTCGATGTGGCCAATAAGTTGTTTGACTTTATCCAATGTCCCATCACCGACTGCGTAGAATAGTTGCTGTATAggtttataaataatataatagtgaataaatcagttatgagtTTACATTTATACAGTGATCATTTTCTGGCTTATGTCTTTGGACTTGATATTTCCCTTGCTaagtttggggtttttttgtgaGGACATCCGGAGACAGGAACGTTTACCTTGATGTTTTCCTTGTCAACGTTGGTTTGTTTaatgttttgtgaggacatccagagacaggaaagtttaccttgatgtttttcttgctaggttgatttgttttgtgaggacatccaaagacaggaaagtttactttaatatttttcttgctaaggttgatttgttttatgagaacatccaaagacaggaaagtttaccttgatgtttttcttgctaaggttgatttgttttatgaggacatccaaagacaggaaagtttaccttgATGTTTTTCTTGCTACGGTTGATTTgctttgtgaggacacccagagacTGGAAAGTTTACCTTGGTGTGTTTATTGCTGaggttgatttgttttgtgaggacattcAGAGACTGGAAAGTTTACCTTGATGATTTTCTTGCTAAGGTTGATTTGTTTCGTgagacaggaaagtttaccttgattttttgtttttgtttttttttttttttttttttttttttttttttttttttttttttttttttttttttttttttttttttttttttttttttttttttttttttttttttttttttttttttgtttttgttttgtttgtttggttttttttgggggtaaAGTTGAttagttttgtgaggacatccaaaaacaggaaagtttaccttgatgtttttcttgcttaggttgatttgttttgtgaggatATGCAGAGACAGGCAAGTTTGCCTTAGTGTTTTTCTTgctaaggttgatttgttttgtgaggacatccaaaaACAGGAAAGTTTGCCTTAGTGTTTTTCTTgctaaggttgatttgttttgtgaggGCATTCAGAGACTGGAAAGTTTAACTTGGTGTTTTTATTGCTACGATTGATTTGTTTTGGGAGGACATCCAAAGAGGGGAGGGAAGTGATGTGTGCGAGGAGGTGTGGGGAGGGTTTGTGGGTGGGTGGGCGTATTTGTGTATGTTGGTGCGGTGTTTAAAGGCAGATGTGTATTTGGTGGGTGTGTGCTGGGGTGTAGGCGCGTATTTGTTTAATCTGTGCGAGAACGTTTTTGCGTACCTATACATAATACAATGTGTTTGTTTttcgttttgtgtttgtttgtttgcttgcttgcatgTTTACCTGTGAAACTGGTAGCATTGAATCAATGAGTTGTACGACAAGCTGGAGGCCATTTTCACTTGCTAAATCTCGTGCACTTTGTTTCCCTTCTCCTCCCTGAACCATACATAGGAAATATAAGAATTTGACAGGAAATGTACATGAAAACAGTTATTTTTAAATCGAAATTTGATTTTTAATGATCAAGAATCAATAAGCATTTTGTTTTAACCATGTTCAGACTGTATCAACTATTCAGttgaaaataaccaaaatatccaAAGTTTCAAACGATACAGTTTTAAAATGATGAAATGTCAATatgaatataaattataatacccATACTCACCCAATATCTGTGGTTTATATTTATTCCATTGTTGATTAGATATATGGCTGTTTCCTCCTGAAGCGCATCTATGGCTAACATCAGCAAATTACGATATAGCGATTTGGCGTTTATATTGCCACCCtgtcaaattcaaaataaaatggtTGACTCggtttttatataaatatatcaTTCAACACAATATTAAGGCTATATGGGCCTATGAAAGTAGacctattattattaatattattattattactttaatcAAATACTCGTACTTACTTCATCGGAATTAATATAGAATCCAAGCTTAAGAATTCATTCAATTTCAGATATGTTTCCTTCCTGAACAACTCTTGCTAGCAACTGCAAAGGAAATATTGAAATGGTGGATGTCAATTGACAGAATGGTAAGTATATTATGTCGAAACAATAAAGAGGGTATATTTTTTGAAAGTATtactcttaagggtagacgaggttttgttggtcgaagcaacaaaaaaaatcaattctcATTATATAGATCCATATATTatcgaaaaataacaccttgatgtttaacaaaagttcattctacaaatcctataccttgaaaacttgcttaattttttgttgttaatgagttatgtatatttttacaaaagtgttgttgtttcagccctctttacaacataactcaagaaccacgtgacctaccaaatatatctgtgatatttgaattcttctacacgttcgctatgaaatgagcaatgtagtttttgccaaagctcactaccattcgcacgatgctgtgaacgaccaaatcggaacagtttaaaatagttaataaccttaagggatctaaaatgagcgtttattgcgtttcgacagtattttttgtgggacattagagcacctcagacctatcgaattgcattctgaatacgaagcatgtctttctgatatcaaataattttcattttttgaaaatcacaatataatacaaattttatgacaaattataaaaatttgatatttttcaaatttttgatatatgacagtcctcgaagtaaattatctaaatctaatgatatattcttgaagtgtatgtagcagggaggaaaagccgacggtcaattgaaaattttgacctttcatattgaaaatattttttcccaaaaagacctttttattttggtgttttgggaaaaaaaatccatattttcaatatgaaagatcaaaattttcaattgatcgtcggcttttcatcccacctacatacacttcaaatataaatcatcagatttataaagtttacttcgagtactgttaaatatcaaaaatatcaattttgatgatttgccataaaatgtgtattacattgcgaatttcaaaaatcaaaattatttgatatcagaaggacattcttcgtattcagaatgcaattcgatatgtctgatgtgctctaatgtcccacaaaaaatactgtccaaacgttcataccccagcccttaatacaggttgtaacaaaacaaattgtataaagaagaaataagcaaaaaaaaaaaaacaacaacaacaaaaaacacaagCAAATTACCCAAACCATGGTAAATAATCAACTTGATGTTAAATCAATGATAATTACCAGTATATTTTGTCGGTCATCCGCCATTTATGTTCTCATGATGATAGCAATCTCATTTATGCTCCCATAGTTGAGTCACTGTCGTAACACCGTAAGTTCAAATTCTCTACGAATGCCACTGATTCAGGATTCCTGAGCTGTGATTTGTAGATTTCAACCTGGATCATCaacaaatgtttaattttgttttttaaaagcttaaaaagaaTAAGAAACCCGTGCGATATAAGCGTTGTTCCCATAAATCACACATAATGTTGTAATCAGATGCAGCACGTAAAATGTCAGACACAATGATGAAGGAAGTAAAAGCAGGTGATCTTGGAATAGACAATATGCAGTACAACCTGTTTGCAATCAACACAAAATGCTATAAGAAATTGTCCATGCAAGTATAGCCTACCAAGTACATAATTTTCCATGCAAATATGTTCCCGAGAACGGGACGTGTAAAAAAAACCGCCGATAAATTGGATGTTTTGCCTACCTACCTGTCACTCGAAGAGTGAGTTGTTCTTTTTTGGAGATCATGAATAACACGATAATTTGGTTTGAGTAGAGACAGGCCTACAGAGCGACCCCCTTCATTCAGTAATGTCCTGATCGATTTTCTCCAACAGTGAAAGTGATCCACCGAATGGAATACTCAAACATGTAGCACTAATAATATTTTTAGTTGAGTAAATCAAAGCCTCATATAGATTTCGGCTTATTACATTAGAAAAACAAACACATCCCGTGTTCTTTGTGTATACTATTAACAGTGCTATTAGTTTACCTGTTATCTGTGGTTGCTATGTGCTACGCAAACTATATTTATCCAGGCTACTCACGCAGCTTAACGTATTTTACATTTCACTTAATTGTATCCCCGATAGTCTCATTAAAAATAATTTCGTTATGAAATTAGGGCCTAAGTAATGTGTAAcgtataaattaattaattcaagTCAGTGACATATTTCATCATGATTTCAGCTTTACCAGACCTAGCCTAAATTTCAACTATTGATTTCAGTCATGAATATTTTATTATCTTAATGTGTGTGTGTGACAAGTAAGGTCATAGCAAAATGACAGATATCcgttttgcataggcctataatacaagtAGGATCATGATGTTGCTCctgtagcaacgtttggacagtatttttgtgagacatgagagcacatcagacatatcgaattacattctgaacacgaagaatgtccgtctgatatcaaataattttgtttgtttttaaaattcgcgatataataggcctacacatttcatggcaaacgattaaaaattgatatttgtgatatttaacagtcctcaaagtaatttTTTGGatgtttttcccccaaaacactaaAATAATGTACGCCTTTTGGGGGAAAAAGTAGACTCCcccatatatcttcaatatgaaaggtcaaaattttcaattgatcgtcggattttcatcccagctacatacagggtgtcccataaaaaataccagccaggcaaatgaatttggacgcaaaatccaaaaatctaaaaatcagcgtgtagcccatctgaTTCTGCATTTTATACGCTAATGTTACTGTTTTATcgattgactgattgcgaagaaatgagcgattacataacgcatgcgtcaatttttaatttgtttttatgtcaagacatatcaaggcattaacagctgttatcgttacgataaagctgacgggttggcgcctagatagctattaacctccttttgAAGCTGTTCCGTTTTacaattccaggaatgtgaggcgggagtgcattccatgtgcgggctgtagatggaatgaaagaccgctcatgactaacaaggttaggtCTTGAAATTTGAACTACAAGGTCGTGAGATCTAACTGAGCGACGAAGGcgagggtcagtctggagctggtccGGAAGTAGTTGGCATAGTAATTCAGGGGCATTCCCGTAGAAAATTTGATGGAACATATTACATGGTGGCACCTACTGTTCAACGgtgagccaaaggctgaatttgaaAGTTCTTCTCCAGGGAGATCGATGATGCGAGCAGCACGCCTCTGGACTGTATCTAGTTTTGACAGTGATGtaggagttgctccatgccatGCTGTGCTAGCATACTCCATCTTAGCTCTGACCATACTCTTATAAATTATGGCTCTCTGAGCTGGCACCAAGTAGGGTGCAGCACGACGGAGGAGACAAGTGCGCTGGGCCGCTGTCTTTGCCATCTTGGTTATAACAGGATTCCAAGATAAATACCTGCTGAGAGTGAGACCAAGGAGTTCAACACTATCTGCCTCTGGAGCTTTATACCAAAGAATTGGAGGCTAGAATGATTGCCAGCAGAATCTCTGCGGTTGGAAACTGTGATGGATTGGCATTTAGCTGCTCCGAGTACgttccatgtagaggcccatgtTTCGATCTCTAGtaggtctttgttgagagatgcagCAGCAGCTTGTCTGTCCTCTCTAGACTCGATAAAGGTCATCAGGGTAACATCGTCAGCATACAATATGGAAGTATTTGTCAGCCTCTGAGAGATGTCATCAATGAATATTATAAACAGGAGAGGACCAATGACGGATCTTTGTGGGACACCAGCATTGATCCACTTTAGACTGGACGATTTGCCATTCAGTATTACCTTCATGGAGCGGTTCAAGAGGTAGtcagctaaccatgctaacagcttTCCAGAGAAGCCAAGAGCAGAGAGTTTCTCCAGGAGTCCAGGATGccaaattcacttcattccaagtttgaaagaaaggccattcaacacaatgcgcactatgaaatccttttcattctttttaaacaatctgtttcttgcaaaacatttaattaagcTTTAgctttttcaaatttaaaacctgcacgatattgaaaatgaaagcttgcatgtaagatgatgctcggtacttgtaaatatcttttttcgttaatgttgatataaagaaATCCAGCT
The Amphiura filiformis chromosome 3, Afil_fr2py, whole genome shotgun sequence DNA segment above includes these coding regions:
- the LOC140148942 gene encoding uncharacterized protein, translated to MLAIDALQEETAIYLINNGININHRYWGGEGKQSARDLASENGLQLVVQLIDSMLPVSQQLFYAVGDGTLDKVKQLIGHIDADMNMKVNQYGEKSTGTAAYTLLLIAIRNGHEDVGIFLVEQGIDTSFKHQVWERVKADSEPVLVESFDALRLAGQNNMHTLEHILMRKQNVGLSDSVKKDSGYTNHERSAVTAEQPSSEYGQSQTKDMMTNLTNVEKDHAMVKDNAWADSSGPSKLRRNKRACPCVIL